The Sus scrofa isolate TJ Tabasco breed Duroc chromosome 6, Sscrofa11.1, whole genome shotgun sequence region GTGGGCGGGGCTTGGTAAGAGCTGGGGGGCGGTTGTGCCTCGCCTCGCGCGCGGTGTGCTCCCGACGCTCTCACCTTGCACTTTTGGGTACTTCATGAGCAGGAGGAAGGTGTGGCGCAGCGTGGTGCCCACGGTCTCGGTACCACCAAAGAGCAGATTATGTGTGGTCATCAGCAGAGTATCCATGTGGAAGTGGCTCAGAGGGTCCTGCTTCTCCTACCGGGGTTAGTAGGGGTGGGGATGTGAGCCGGCGCGGGGAGGCCCTGCGGCCTCGGAGCCTGTGCGACCCACTCCCCACAGACCTGCGCGACTGCTACATACTGCCAGTTCACCCCCTCCTCTGTTTAACTTCCTTACCTTGGGGCTCAGCCGTAGGGCCCACAATGAACAGattcttaaggatttttttgccattttcttgggacacacccgaggcatatggaggttcccaggctatgggtcgaatcggagctgtagccccggcctacgccagagccacagccacatgggatccgagccgcgtcttcaacctacaccgcagctcagggcaacgccagatccttaacccactgagcaagggcagggatcgaacccgcaacctcatggttcctagtcagattcgttaaccactgagccacgacgggaactccgggatttcTTAATTAACTGTTAATTGGCAGTGGCCGTGAGTGGCTCCGGACTCCAGCCCAGCAGAGGCAGGTGTTCCAGCTTCACTTCCCAGATGTGAGGCCATCAGACCCAAACCCACTCAACTTGGGATCTTGGTTTGAGGCAGGATACCAGGTTAGACCAGAGATATGACTTCCAGGCAGGACTTACTTCTGCTATCTTGGTAAGGAAGCAATCAATGAAGTCCCGGGGAGACTTTGGGTCGTGGGAGGCTTGGTGGTCACGGACGCTGAGAGCGATAAGGTTTTTCATGCGGTCAAAGTTCTGGAAAAGACGTCGATGTGGACCGGGCACCCAGTCCAGGAGGTTCGGAAAGATATTGTACATCTGAGGATGGAGCAGAGTTGGAGGGATTTGGAGATCAGGCAgggtgtgtgcgcgtgcgtgcgtgcgtgtgtgtgtatgtgtgtgtgtgtgtgtgggggggtgttccCCAGAGGCTGAAGGTGGGGCGGGGGCTACGTGTAGGTGGAGCCCCAGTGGAGTGGGCGGGGCCGTGTACACGCGGGCCTGTCCGAAGGAAGGGGCGAGGCCTGGCAAGGCCAATTGCAGTTTCTTTTCCTGCCCACTGTTTTCCCTCTATATCCCTGGACCCCCAACCCTGGCCGCAGTGGAACTAGGCCTCCTGACCTCTCCCCAGAAGCTGCTCATAATTTGGAAGTTGTCATTTATGAGCTGGACAATGTTGAGCAGGCGCTCATCCTCGTAGTCAAAGCGGCTGCCGAAGAGCACAGAGCAGATAATATTGGACACGGAGCGGCTCAGCAAAATCGTGGGGTCGAAGGGCTTGCCTGAGGGTGGAGGCGAATGGGTCAGGGTGTGCGGCTCGGGAGACACAGTGTGCAACAGCGCTGGAGCGCAAGACATCCAACCCAAGCATGACAGCATGACTGGCAGCACAGAACACAGGCTCCTGGCCACCTAACATGTGGCATAAAAACACCCGAAAAGTTTTGGGCAATTCCAGAGGCAGCACGGAACATACTCCATCCTGTAGCACACCaccaataccaaaaaaaatagtACAGGTTATTCTTGGCTATAACACAGGACGTATGAAATACAACATATACACAGCATGCAACACAATATTACACACTGcctgacaacactgcatcctcaCTCAGCAGTGACACACAGCAATGCAACACCTAACGCCCAATGATAAGAGGACAGATCACAGAAAACAATAGCAAAACAACACATTCCCACGTTATCAATTAGCCAATCGCACCGTCCGGAAAAGTGGGTCTGGAGCTAGACATAGTTTGGATCTtggcttggtcttttttttttttttccttttttttgtcttcttagtgccgcacttgaggcatatggaggttcccaggctaggggtcgaatcggagatgtagctgctgcctacaccacagccacagcaatgcgggatctgagccttgtctgtgacccacaccacagctcacggccacaccagagccttaacccactgagtgaggccagggatcgaacccgcatctccatggatactagtcgggttcgttaaccactgagccacgacaggaactctttggCTTGgcctcttcccttctctgagcctcagttttctcatctgtaaaatgggcttgaTGATAGTCTTTTCCTCCTGGAGTTGTTATAGGAGGTAATGAGTGTGTGGCTTGGAAGTGCTTAGCTAAGGGCCTGACTCATTGTGAGGCAGACCAGGGTGGTGTGGTAGACTGAATAATGGCttccaaagatgtccatgtcccagagttcccatcgtggctcagtggttaacaaatccaactaggaaccatgaggttgcaggttcgatccctggcctcgctcagtgggttaaggctccggtgtggccgtgagctgtggtgtgggtcacagacaaggctcagatcctgcattgccgtgagctgtggtgtaagtagcagatgtggccaggatatggtattgctgtggctgtgacataggctggtggctacagctccgattcgacccctagcctgggaaactccatatgccacaggagtggccctggaaggcaagaagacaaaaaaacaaacaaaaaaacaaaacaaagatgtccATGTCCCAATTTCCAGAACCTGTACATatatgattaagttaaggattttAGGAcagggagattattctggattatctgagtgggcataatgtaatcacaagggtccttataaaAGGGAGACAGAAGGGTCTGAATAGAGAAGGTGATgtgatgagggagagagagagagggagagagattggAGGATGCTatattgctggctttgaagatgaaggaaggggccacaagccaggGAGAGCGTGCCACCTCTAGAGGCCAAGGGCAAGGAGGTGGTTTCTCTCCAGAGTGTCCAGAAGTAACCAGCCCTCCTGACCCATTTTAAACTTTGAACCTCCAGAATTGGAggagaataaatttattttatgtatttattttgccatgtggcaacaccagatccttaacatggtGAGCAAGCAAGGAAGTCCAGATTTATGTTAAGTCACTAAATTGGTGGCAATTTGTTGCAGCGGCAGCAGGAAAGAGTACAGGCAGTTATTATTCTTTCACTTGCATTTTAGTCCCTGAGACATCacctgccactccctccccccatcccccaaggcAGCAAGATTTGGAAATCAgggttggttttgttgttgttgttgttgttttttctttaccTTAAATAAACCTGTACACTTACTTACCTTCTCTGCCTCAATTTCTTCTGTTAAATAGGGCTTATAGTAGTATCTACTTCTTAGGTTTGGGTGATTTCTCAAGGAGGTAATAGATACAAAGTTCTTGGAACAGTGCAGGCACATGGTACATGGTAGGCACCATCTAAGCATGGTatgggttattctttttttttttttttccttctttttggctgccccctggcatatggagttccttggtcAGGGATcaatctgagccgcatttgccacctaggccacagctaggtggatccttaacccaccgtgcagggctgggattgaacctacatccagCGCTTCCAAGAGACCACTCATTCTtttgcaccacggcaggaactccagtattggtTATTGTTAACTTTTTCTCATGGTTGACAGCTTTGATCccctgccttttttatttttagggcccaacttgctgcatatgaaagttcccaggctaggggttgaacgggagctgcagctacgagcctacaccacagccagggcaacaggGGATGGGGTTGGGAGTGGGGTGGCTGAACTGCATGTGccaaggatccttaacctactgagcaaggccagggattgaaccgcatgttcatggatactagctggcttcTTACCCTGCTAAGTCACAAGGGGACCTCCCTGACCTGGGTTTATATCACAACTCTGCCAGCTTTCTGGGCCACAGCTTTGTCACCTGTAATAACTTTCTAGGTTTCCTGGGAGCTTGAAACTTGTTAACACACGTGAAGaatttagcatagtgcctggtatCCAAAACATGGGTTTAAATCTTGGCTCCTCTGCTTACTAGTTTTATTACTTCAAGCTGCTTATTTACCCACTCTgggcttcattttctcatctgcaaaatggattGTTCCTAGGCTTAAGACGGTTATGCATGAAACTGTGCTTAGCAGAGTCCCCTGCGCATAGTGAGGTCTCAAGACCATCATGTCACCCACCCCAGTTACACAAGCAGGGCTCAAAACACCACGCAGAGACAGCACAACAGAGGGAGCCTAACTTATGCCGCAcctgcaggcatatggaagttcccaggctaggggtctaatcggagctgcagctgccagcctacaccacagccacagcaatgcgcgatctgggccgcatctgtgacccacagcatagctcacagcaataccagatccttaacccactgagtgaggccagggatccaacctttgacctcatgggtactagtcctGACTGTTACAGAAGAGCCACTACTGGAAGCTCgcctccaggaattttttttttttttttgtctttttttggtcttttttctagggcctcactggtggcatatggagggtcccaggctagggagtcaaatcggagctgtagccaccagcctgcgccgcagccatagcaacactggatcctggccacatctgctacttacaccacagctcatggcaacgccggatccttaacccactgagcgaggccagggatcgaacccgcaacctcatggttcctagttggattcgttaaccactgtgccacgatgggaactccattttttttttttttttttttttttgcctcggGGAACTTTGACTTCACACCCACGCTATGGTATCCGGCAGCCCTGACCACTGAGTaggatggaggagaaagagggtgTGGACTGCATCTGGGGACCCCCACCTTCAGTGTTCCGAAGCTCCGCCAGCAGGAATCTGCCCTCCTCCAGGATCCGATCCTCCATGGTCCTCTTCCCCATCCCAAAGTTGCGCAGGATTTGGAGAGAGAACTTCCTCAGGGCCTTCCACCGGTCCCCATTGGAGAAGGCAATGcctgggaaagagagggagatgcAGCTCGAGCCAGGATGCGTCGCAAGACCACTGCCGTCTGAGACCCTTCTCCTGATGTTTGAGAAGAGAGACTGCCAGTTTGGCATCTGCCCCCAGTCCTTCCAGACCCTCCAGGCAGGGTCAGGAGCCTCCTCGGAGCTTCCGCAGGCCTGCGGCTTCCCCCTGCTTTTGTTTCCACCATCATAGGCCCGATCACTCTGGGCTGTCACTGTCTGGCGATGGGCTTGGCCCTTCACTGAACTGTGAAGGCAGGGTAGGGTTCTGTCCCAGTCACCACCGTGTCTCTAGCATCATCCGGGGCAGGGCTTACCACACCGGACATGCTGATGACGGCTTATTGATGCACGAGTgcaaggagaagggaaagaaaccagaaaaaggaCTCCTGAGACACTGGGACCTCATCCAGGAATGAGACAGACCTCATTCTCTTCTCTCGTTGGACTCAAGGTCCTTCTGGGCACAGGCTGGTCCTTCTTCCAGAACACTCTACCCACCCTACCGCTTTCTGCTCCTGAGTGGTCATCTTTATCTTTTAGGTCTCAGCTTGGAGGTCCCTTCCTCCAGGCGGCCTTTGCTGGTCCTTCCTCGTTGGCTGGCCCAGGGGCTTCCTCTGGGCTCCCGCAGCTCCCTGGGCTTCTCCCATCCTGGTCCTGACTGCACAGAGCGGTCACAGGCTGGTGATGAGCCTGTGTCTCCCACCAGGCTGGGAGCTACCGTAAGATACAGTCTCAGATGTGGTTATCTCTGATTCCTCTAGAACGAGCAGAGAACCAAATGCTACAGAGGAAGTAGGTATAGTGTATGTATTGTCTGCATCGTCTCATCGACTTCTTATGACAACCTCACGACAGtagactgagggtcagagagcCGAGGCCACTCACCTCCTTAAGTAGTAGAACCCAGCTGTTTCCCTCTGTGCTGGGTAGTTAGATGATAGCTATTTTCAGTAACAGATGATGTGCACATCTACATGTTTTCTGTGGAGAAGTAGCAAGGTGAGTCCCTCTCCCTCCTTGCATCTGGTATGCCTGGACAAGTGAGGTCATCAGATCAAGCCCAGGGGACACGAAGGCAGAAAGAATACTTGATAtgcaataggtttttttttttttttttttttttttttttttttaaaccagagctCTGTGACTCCACATCTTGGGGCAGCTGGGACCCATCTAGTGGAGGGCAAGTGGGAGACTGAGAGATTCTTTAGGGGGAGAAGACTAGTCCAGGATTCAGTTCTCTAGGGCCCCCTTTTCACTCAAAGCaacttcccccttccttcctacctgcctccctccctccttctctctctctcctttttttttttttttggtcttttgccttttctagggccactcccgtggcatatggaggttcccaggctaggggtggaatcagagctgtagctgccggctacaccacagccacagcgatgtgggatcccagccacgtcctcgacctacaccacagctcatggcactgccggatgcttaacccactgagcaagaccagagatcgaacccgcaacctcatggttcctagtcggattcgttaaccactgagccatgacaggaactcctctcccttcctttttttttttttttttttaatttattgaggcTTGCCACATGGCTTCCCTCAAGTAAgagatttatgttaaaaaaaaacccaaaaaacaacaaaaaacccataagaCCAGGTGATTTCCaaaaggattttgagatgggagAGGTTTGGACTTAATGATGTGAATTTCTGGATGGATGGGGATGAAGCTGGATATGGGTTGGGATCAGGATGGAAATGGGGCATGAGGGCGGATTATGGGATTGATGCTAAACTGGGTTTGCGGTTAATGACAGGGATGGAGCTGGGTAGAATGAGAAGGATTGGTAAATTGGGGTTGAGATAGAGCCTGGGGTTGGGTAGATATGTGGTGGGATTGATTTGGGGGATGGTAGTGGGATTAAGGTTGAAAGTGGGCACTggggaatccaactaggaaccatgacgtttcgggttcaatccctggccttgctcagtgggttaaggatccagcgtggccatgagctatggtgtaggttgtagtggctgtggcatagggctgcagcgacagttctgattggacccctagcctgggaacctccatatgctcaggaTCCctaagacaaaaagccaaaaaaaaaaaaaagtggacactGGGGTCAGACAGCTTCCGTGAGTGATTGGGATGGGTGATGGGACTGGGCTGCAGAGAAAAAGGTAGGAGAGTTCAGTTTAACTAAAGGCTTAGGATGGGGTTGATACGAGATGGGGGATGGGAGCGGGTCATTACAGGCATGGAGGTTGGAGGGAGATGCAGTCAGGGTTGCAGACAGCGACGGCACTGAGATTGCGATGGACGACGTGGAGGTAGGGCTGACGGGGGATGGCTAGAGGTGGACTGGGTAGGCTGGGGCCAAATAATTTAGCCATTTGGTGGAGGTGGAAATGTGACGAGGTGGTTTAGGATGGAGGGAGCGATTGGGAGGAGAGTGGTGTTGGAGTTGCGTGGAGACGGGGATTGGTGTGGACGTGCAGTTCAGGATGGTGGTGGgcgttgggggtggggtggaggtgggacgGGCTTCACCCTAGACCAGCGCTCACTGGCTCCATCCGATCTGGTGTCATTGGTGAGATCGGAGACCCTGAGGGTCACCCAAGGTCGGAAGACTCTCTTCTGCCCACATCCCCTCCCTCggtgtgggatggatggggaaggaggagatGGGAGCAGGCTTACCATCGCCCTTCGTGAAGTTGAAAAAGACAGGGTAGTCGCCGCGGCCACTAAACTCCTCCCCTTGGTCCACGAGGGCCTCCTTCACAGCTTGGTACCCGCTGAGGACCACCACCCGCCTGGGCCCCAGGTACACGGTGTACACGGGGCCGAACTCCTTGCTCAGCTGAGGGGAGAAAGGCCAAGGTCCCGGGGttgggagggggcctggggccaTGGGATCCCTCCCCCTCGTGCCCCCCGCCCCTGCGCCTTGGCCTTTGCACCTTGGTGAGGGAGGTCAGCAGGTCCTTGGAGGAGCGAAGCTGCAGCAGGTTTCCCAGGAAGGGCAGGGGTCTGGGGCCTGGGGGCAGCCGGCTCTTGCTGCTGGTCAGGTTGttcaggaggaggcagaggagagccAGGATCAGGAGCAAGAGAGCTGTGCTTATACTGTCCATGGCGGAGTCAGCTGgaggcctctggggagggggtgggggggccaagTGAGAAGGCGGCGCTGGGGAGGGCATGACATCCCTTCACGCCTCATCTCCTTCTGGAACTTGCCTGCCCCAGACCCTGGAaatgggggcagagggagaggaggaaggagagaggcagagacagggacaggttgggggggtggagtgagagaggagacaggaggggagggagggagggagagacggCGTGGAGGTGGTGGCCGTCCCGGCGCAGAGAGACAGACGCCATAGAGACAGATActaagagagacagggagagcaCGTGGAGATAAGAGGAGCCAGAAAACCAGACAGAGACAGTCAAAGATCTCTGGGTCCCTGTCATCTTCCATCTCTCTGTCTGTGTGTGCCTAGCTGTCTAGGTATCCAGCTATCTCACTGTCTCCCTACCTAGCTATCTTGTCTGTCtctccgtccatccatccatctatctatccagcTATCTATCTACCCAGCTATCTATCTATCCAGCTATCTACCTACCTAGCTATCtaatctctctctgtttttctccctgTCTAGCCATCTAGCTATCAAGCTATGCAGctatttatctgtctgtctgtctatctacctgtctatcaTATGTACCATCTTTCATGAGACTGCCTCTCACCCAGATATAGGGATAAAGagagatagaggagttcccttgtggcacagccggttaaggatccagcattgtcaccgccgCAGCCCgggttgatccttggcccacACCCTGCAGGCGGCCAAAAcgaaaaaaaatacacatccaCAACCACGCGCAcacacgcgcgtgcacacacgcACAGGGACAGCGACAGACAATCAAGACATAGAAATACAGAGCCAGacagaaaatcacagaaaaggaGATTGACAGAGAGgctagagaaggaaggaaacagatcTAGAGAGACACAGctagagagaaagggagagacagagatgtATACTTCCTGGGAGACAAAGAGATGGACAGTGAAAGAGAGACAGGAGAAGGGTGagcgagagacagagagaggaagaggcagagccaaACACAGAGGCTGTTGGAAAGGAGAGtgacagagacagaaaagagaggtacacagagacagacacacgtggagggagagacagacactTAGACAGAGACACGCAGAGACAGAGACCAAGACAGACCAAGACAGAGGGAGGGCAGGAGCACAAAGAGACATAGGCAttctcagctgtaatgaaccatgaactagcatccac contains the following coding sequences:
- the LOC100523190 gene encoding cytochrome P450 2F3 gives rise to the protein MDSISTALLLLILALLCLLLNNLTSSKSRLPPGPRPLPFLGNLLQLRSSKDLLTSLTKLSKEFGPVYTVYLGPRRVVVLSGYQAVKEALVDQGEEFSGRGDYPVFFNFTKGDGIAFSNGDRWKALRKFSLQILRNFGMGKRTMEDRILEEGRFLLAELRNTEGKPFDPTILLSRSVSNIICSVLFGSRFDYEDERLLNIVQLINDNFQIMSSFWGEMYNIFPNLLDWVPGPHRRLFQNFDRMKNLIALSVRDHQASHDPKSPRDFIDCFLTKIAEEKQDPLSHFHMDTLLMTTHNLLFGGTETVGTTLRHTFLLLMKYPKVQARVQEEIDNVVGRARLPVLEDRTAMPYTDAVIHEAQRFADIIPMNLPHRLIRDTVFRGFLLPKGTDVITLLNTVHNDPSQFLTPREFNPEHFLDANQSFKKSPAFMPFSAGRRLCLGESLARMELFLYLTAILQSFSLQPLGAPEDIDLTPISTGLGNVPRPFQLYLRAR